The DNA window AGGAAACAAACTCTTCTTGATCTTGGATGGACTGAGGGTGAGGGTTTCATTTTGggatgaactgttcctttaagagacCACTATCCAACATAGTgccaaaaatgttacaaaagcttttgtatttcagataaatgataatctttggatctttccaatcatcacagaatcctgaaaaatgcactcaactgttttaaatatggataaaattacaaaaaatatttcttgaacagcaaatcagcatataagaatgatttctgaaggatcatgtgacactaaagactggagtaatgatcctgaaaatgcagctttgatcacaggattacagagattacattttaaaatacattcaaataaaaaaaacagtaattttcaaatagtaaaactaagagatttctttaaaaacaataaaattattgctgttcaaaaacttttgactatatATTACAATCCACGTTATATCAATTCAAGTTGTCTGAGAGTACTAAAAATGCTCCCATATCAATAAATATTAGGATTAGGATTAAAATCCGAAAGAAAAAGACCATCAAACAAATAGTTTTCAACACTATTTATTGTTAACCCAAGTATACATCTGGGTTCAAATAGcctatttcagatttattttccaTCCATAGGATTACAATAAAGAAAATGCCAGATGAGTCTACCGAGACTCATTTCATAACATCTATGTCAGCGGGTAACAGTTAAAACAACATGAGAGCTGCCTTTAAATATTGCACACATGATTATTCAACAAAACAAGTCACAGCCATACATGAACACAGCTGGGTTATACATCGTATtcaccaaaagaaaaaaaaaaacattgtcagGCAAATGCTAAGTTGGTACATTCCCCttgtcttttcagtttttttttaagggTAACGCTGCCATATAAAAACAACTCATCAACTCTTATGTTGTTACAAACATACAAAAGGTTCAGCCAAAATACACTTTGGCTTATAGAACAATGTCAGACTTGTACTTTCCTAAAACAAAAGCTGTTTACAAACCCAACCGGGTGACCCGTGTCCATGACAAAAACCGAGACCTACTTTCTCTCAGCCATGCAAACTATAATACACAAAGGTCATAAAAGTGCTCCAATCTGATTACATTAAATTCAATCTACCACGACGAGTGGGAAAGGCACCTCTCTATCTAATAAGTGTGAGTTTGAAAGAAACTACTTCAATATAATCAACTATATTATTCACAGCAATGCAGCAAACATCTGTTTAGCTTCACATAAAAAGAAAAGACCAGTTTATGAATTTGTGAATCCCAACGATTCCATGAGTGTTCAGCACCAACACATAAAATATACAACCTTGAATAAGTAGAGAAGATAACGGAAGCGCTAAATGATCTGTCTGATGCTTTCAATCAAAACATGTTTCAGTGTAGGAGGGGATTTTAGTAGCTAACCAGGCATGAAAATCAATTTCTGTGTGCATAACTTGTTTCATATGATCAAGAAAGTGCAATTTAATTTTAAACATAAATGCACACTTATATTGTAGTTTGTGATTAATGACCGTTTTTTAAAGATAGTGCTGCAGGGATGAAAACAAACTCATTAAAAACCTAAAACTACTGTGGACACTGAggctattaaaggaatagttcacccaaaaatgaaagtatgctaaaaatgtacattcatgcagtgaatgggtgccgtcagaagttAAAAAAGCTGATAAGTACATCACAATAACCCACAACTCCAGTTCAACAACTAATATctgtgaagtaaaaagctgcatgttagtaataaacaaatccatcagtaAGGCATTTTAGCTTCAAAACTAGTATTTTGTTTataataatgctttctccagtaaaaaagtctgaatctagtctgaatcaggagagaaatcttaacatatacatacaaatatatatatatatatatatatatatatatatatatatatatatatatatttatttgtggattttgatgtgggaggacaacagaagatggacttttttttcactggatgaagggttattatgaattatggactcaaATTTTGTCCAAAAGCAACTGTTTAAGGTTAAAAAccaccttaatgatggatttgtttcttacaaacacacagcttttcgctctaaaagatgttaattgatggtcTGGAGTCGTATAGATTACAacttggactctcattttgacggcacccattcacttcagaggatccattggtgagcaagtgatgctgaagttcttcaaatctgttcccatgaagaaacaaactcttctacatctcggatggcctgagggtgagtaaatttccagcaaattttcattttgaggtgaactgttcctttaagagtcCACTATCCAATAAAGTGTCTCAATCAAGCCAATGGAAACTCCAAATGCACTCGTTATTGTTATAAATAACATATCAGTCACATAAAATCAAACCCCACTTATCACAGCAGCAAATTAATAACTGAAAATAAAAGTGATGGTCCGACTCCGGTGTTCAGGATGAGGTGCAGTCTGTATACGTTGTGACCATGTTTCCTCTTCGCTGGGTCACCGTTCTGCAGTGCTGTTTGGCTGTGCCCTGAAACCTGCTGTCTGTTCTTTTTATGTGTCGAtcaaatgtaaacatcttctccATGTCTTCAAACATGTCCTCAAACACTCCGGTACCAAACGTACCCTGAAAGTGTCTCTTATGGCGGTTGTGTGCTTGCTGGTGGGCCCTGAAGTGCTCGTCAAAGTGGCGTTTTGGGCGAGCGTGCCTGTTTTGGCTATAGATGTCGAAGTCTTTGAACATGTCGTCGAAGTTGAAATCAAAGGAATGATGAAAACGCTGCCCTCCTCTGTTCATGTTGTCATTGCTGAATGTACTGTATCCTAATTGGTCATACTCTCGCCTTCTTTTCTCATCCGATAGGGTTTCATATGCTGCAAGATGAGGTAAAAAATATGTATGACAGAGTGAACAATTTGAGGGATCTTTGCTttaagtttgcatttatttgaacaaaaatacagttaCTAACATAATACAATTTcaaatacattaccagtcaaaaagatgtatggtttttttttttttttaaagtctcttctgctcatcaagactgcatttatttgatccaaaatacagcaaaagcagtaatattgtgaaatatatttactatttaaaataacttttctatttgaatatgttaaaaagtaatttattcctgtgaccaaagctacattttctgcatcattactccagttttcagtgtcacatgatctttcagaaatcattctgatatgctgatttgttgtttaagaaacattttattattattatcaatatttaaaacagttcgggacattttttaggattctttgatgaatagaaagatccaaagatcagcttttgtcggaaataaacagcttttgtaacattatacactataccatttaaaagcttggactGTTTTTTTTCTAGGGAAAgaattaaagaaatgaatacttttatttagcaagaatgctttaaattgatcaaaagtgattaaaaaagacatttataatgttacaaaagatttctatttcagatacatgctgtttttctgaactttctattcatcaaagaaacatgaaaaaattctactcagctgttttcaacataataaatgttttttattataaaagcaaattttttttactgtttttgctgtactttagatcaaacaaatgcaggcttggtgagcagatgagacttttgactggtagtgtaactggtttctattttaatatatgtgaccctggaccacaaaaccagtcttaagtcgctggggaatatttgtagcaatagccaaaaatacattgcatgggtcaaaatttttgatttttcttttatgccaaaaatcattaagaaattaagtaaagttcatgttccatgaagattttttgtaaaattcctactgtaaacatatcaaaatgtaatttttgatttgtaatatgcattgttaagaacctaatttggacaactttaaaggtgattttctcagtctttttgatttttttgcatcctcagatttctgatttcaaatagatgtatctcggccaaatattgtcctatcctaacaaaccatacatcaatagaaagcttatttattgagctttcatatgatgtaaaaatctcagttttgtcaaatttaaccttatgactggttttgtggtccagggtcacatattataaaatgtcatttatttctgtcatggcaaagacatttataatgcacTTCTatctaaatgctgttcttttgaactttgaagGAAAACAAAAGTTAAAAAAGTAGCAtggtttttcacaaaaatattaagcagaaaaaaggttttcaacactgataatagacATGAACATCAACACTAATTGATAATAACTGTACACCAAACCAACATCTTAATGATTTTAAGAATCATGTAATACTTCAGACTGTGACTGAAGAGTAATTATGTTAAAAAGTCAGGGGGAAAAATGCATGTttgtattgtaataatattacagttatTCCTCCAATATATGCAGCCATGGTGAGCATTAGTGCCTtcttgcaaaaacattttttaaaaatcctaaTTATTACAAACTTAGTGTAATAACTAGTGACAGGTAGAGTATATAACCCACCTTCTGCAATCTCTCGAAATTTGGTTTCCGCATCGGGGCTCTTGTTCTTGTCTGGGTGATATTTCATGGCAAGCTTGTGAAAAGCTTTTTTGATCTGACGTTCGGAAGCATCCTTTGGCACACCGAGGATGTCATAGTAGTCTTGTCTAGCCAGTATGAGTTCTGTTATCATCAAGATGCACACTGCGAACATCAGTGTTGACTGTGCCGTGGCCATGCTTCTGGCTGTTTGATAAGAGAATGGAAGAGAGAGCAAGATTTAGTCAGTTAAACACTAAATTTATACACAGACATCTTAATAACATTGCCATAATACATTAGAGTGAATCTGTATGcatattacagaaaaaaattaatgcAATCTTACTTGTACAGTGGTAGTTATGTAAAGTATTTTTAACGTGCTGTTTTTAATAATATACATGATACACCACGCCCCCTTTGTTAGTTGTTTTTTTGGCTGTTTTAAACAACATTGTTAAAAATTATAAAACGAAAATACagtatttgcttatttattaaaaCTGCATTCAATAGAATATAACTGTTATTAATGTATCATATTATTGTTAAATATACTGCGTTTGCCAGTGAACAATATTCTGTAACTTACATGTTTGCGATTTCTTCGTcaatataatgtattttactaaattttctttcatttattaaGCATGGGACGTTAGAAACCCCTCAGCAATACGCTTTTCGAAACCAACTTTCATAAGATGACCTCGATTAGCCAGCTTGCtaacattacattttcatttaaatgtataCAATTATCAACAACACATATTTAGACATATTCGCATTATTAAAACATACCACATTAATGTAAACAACTAATAATACGACTATTTCACAGTATTTTAGCGCGTGTACTCACTCTCGTTGACAACACCGTTAAAAATGATCAAAACCGATACTTGTGTTTTTAATATTTGGGCCGTACAACACGACTCGCAATTCTATTGGTCCAGCTCTGTACCACGTGATCTTGCACATGTGCCAGACACCATAAAACTCACCGTTGCGTTGTATTTACGCAGAGTCTAATCTGTTTGGACAGGTAGATATCGTATTACATATCTAATGAAAGCTTTCCAAACTAAACTTGTATATCTGATATTATCTACAAACCTGTCGTTTGTCATTATGGCCACCATAAACAGTTTGAATATCCGTCATTTTAAGATATTAAAAAGCATAAACCTTCAAATCGACGAATTTAGGCTACATGCATAGCAAAtcgcattaaaaataaagacaaTACCGTTTTTTACTAAAAACACAAATCACATAATATTCAATATCTACTGTTTATATGacttattttatcttattatttaagACTCCACAAGTCAACAAATGTCCATCACGGACTTTAAGCAGATACTATTTTACCTATATAAATAGTATATAAACGTGTGTAGTTCCTAATATATAAATGAGAAAAAGaaataaaggattttttttttgttatataataataacatttaagtGAGTCTGTTTCAGTTAAAATGTAGGGAAGGCCAAGAATCAGGCttatcttttatttttgtttgtttgctgttTGAAAATGTATAAATGCATCCAAGAGGTACATTAGGAtaaacaatgtttaaaaaatgtaatgtaaatgtaaatgtaatgttaatgtaaataataataataataaaacaaaaacacatttcttatttttcttcATATTGTTTTTAGATATTGTTGAACTTCCACCTTTAGAAACAGGTTGTTTagaaacaaaatttaaaaaatttcctccatatttacatttatgtatacTAACGTTAGATAATAGAAGTAGCatgttatttaaatagtattCTTGTCATAAGACGTCATaattgaaaaaaactgaaaattattttttaaaagatgAGCATGATCcttaataaaacacaaaagaaatcTGACTAAATACAATCCGAATGAGGACAAcctcaaaaatgtatgatataaactatacaaaaaatatatgaaatatatatatatatatatatatatatatatatatatatatatatatatacactggcgatcaaaattagagaacaatttATAAACAATtgaacaattctgaaaaaatggcATCTTCACTGCTCAACAGTTGAAGGAGTTTTTGTCCCGTCTGCTCCCAGAACAccttttccacacaaaaaaaaaggcatttcaacaaaaaacattattttgcaaaaaacacactgatcaaaattagagaacaacaaTGACTGTAGCATGGAAAAAGATTACAACAAAATTTTCTGAAGGTTACAAAAGTCAGCAATTAGTAGGAAGTGTAGGTCTCTGCTCtgaatgacttcagcacatctgcgGCCACAGTCTCTCACACTGCTCTGCTGTGATTTTGGTCCACTCTTCTTCCAGTCTCCTCCACAGTTCGGTGACTGTAGTGGGTTTCTtggccataactttgtcgccaagGATTTTCCAGAGGTTCTCTACTGGGTTGAGATCAGGACTATGGGCAGGCCATgtcattatttcagtgttttcagTTTCAAGGAACTGCTTTCCCCGTTTTGCTGTGTGACATGGAGCGTTGTTCTGCGTGAACACTGCGGGCTGATTTGGGTGATGAACGCAGGGAAGGAACCATATGTTGTTGAAGAgggttctgataaacatttgcattcactcTGCCATGTAGCTGTATAGAGGcccaactcctgctgcagaaaacatgccccaaaccatgacacttcctctTCCACttttcactgacttctttacaCACTTTGGGTTCAGTCTTTCTCCAGTTTGTCGCCGAACATAATGTTTTCCATCggacccaaataaattaaatttgcttttatcatatatattgaaatatatatttttatatttttcacttCAATACATGAAGATCTTATTTGCAAAACAGATAACTTTCAAAAACCCATGTTTTTTCATTTTGCATTCCAATTACTATTAATtaaactgcagttgggttattttgatataaagtaaaaataactaaacaaattacagctaactaacacaataaaaacacgataacataataaaaacatgatttttgtaagaaagaaaaaaaacggggttatctgtttttgcaaataaactcttcatatatatttacttattgacattatattttaattatttaaatattacacataTATCCCAGAATTGtaacatttaattatatatatttttatataatttttattattgaaatatattttgtcatattttttacttcaatatatatttagttattaaaattatattttaattatttaaatattacaaatatcaccccaaaattgtaacatttaaacattttttatatattttttaattattgaaatatattttttaaactttttcacTTCAACATAAATTTActtattaacattatttttttattatttaaatattaaaaataccatgccaaaattgtaacatttaaatatatatttaatataatttttattattaacttcagtttatatacttatttatatttacttattaaaattatattttagtcataaaattttaattatttttggtaGTTTCCAAGTTTGATTCCAGTTATGACAGGCTTATGACAACAGCTGCAACTCTTGCCCATGATGTCATTACGTTTCCCACAATGCCTCAGCAGCAAAACAACGCACGCGCCGTGCGCATTTCTCAAGCGTCTCTCAAAGATGGCGGGTGTCCCCGATCCACTGGAAGATATGCTCTACTCCGAAGTGGACGAAAAAGCCGTCAGTGACCTCGTAGGCTCGTTAGAATCGCAGTTGGGTGGACAAAACAAAGCGGCCGGTCCTCAAGGCGACATCAGGAGACCCGCAAACGCGCTAAATCCACACTTGGGGAAATTACTGCCCGCCCAAGTAGGAACAACACTGGAGCAGCAGCAGCGGCAGCCAGAGCGAAACCAGGAGGGAAACTCTCAAGAAAACGGTCCGGACAGGATACCGGCGTCCAGCGCCGTCCCGTCCACCTCGAACCTGCCTAGTACCTCCACAAATTTGGTTACAGCCGCGAACCGGGTGCAATATCATTCATCAAACCCATCAACTTGTTCAAGTGACGCAGCACCAACAGACTCTCACCCCAATACAAATCACATTGCGTCTGCTGTCCGGACGGTTCCCGCCAGAATACAGACTGTGAACGGAAGCAGTGGCACGTTAAACTCTTCTGTTATCGCTTCTGCTCCTGCTTCTGTGAACGGTATTGACATTGGTTCAGGTGTAGGTAATGGTAAAGGCAAAATGTCTGCTCCTACTAGTACAAATACTGCTTTTGTGTCCGCTCAGCCCAACAGCACACTGCCACATGCGAATGTGTCACTAGATAGTCAAGCAAACCCCACCATTGCACTGCACAGGCCTCCTAACACCATCACAACTGTCGTACACAACGGAGGTGACCCCAAAGTCTCAGGATTGCCTGTGCAGGGCACCGGTCTTGTGTCCACCTCCGTGGCGTTCACAAACACAGAGCCCAAGTCTGACCCTCAAAATCAGATTAAAGCCATCGTCCCGAACCAGCTCCCCGGGGCTCCCGTCGGGTTGCACCCCAGCACGCCCACTCAGATTATAGTGTCGTCCAGTCCGGTGGTGACCTCACTTTCTGTGGCAAGCACCCTTGCAAAGCCAGCAACGACTGCTCTCGTAGGTCAGCCTACGACCTTGTTGAGACCCGGTACGCCCATTCAGGGCTCGGCAACCGTGGCGACCCCGCA is part of the Garra rufa chromosome 25, GarRuf1.0, whole genome shotgun sequence genome and encodes:
- the dnajb9a gene encoding dnaJ homolog subfamily B member 9a — translated: MATAQSTLMFAVCILMITELILARQDYYDILGVPKDASERQIKKAFHKLAMKYHPDKNKSPDAETKFREIAEAYETLSDEKRRREYDQLGYSTFSNDNMNRGGQRFHHSFDFNFDDMFKDFDIYSQNRHARPKRHFDEHFRAHQQAHNRHKRHFQGTFGTGVFEDMFEDMEKMFTFDRHIKRTDSRFQGTAKQHCRTVTQRRGNMVTTYTDCTSS